In a single window of the Flavobacterium sp. W4I14 genome:
- a CDS encoding N-succinyl-L-ornithine transcarbamylase (product_source=KO:K13043; cath_funfam=3.40.50.1370; cog=COG0078; ko=KO:K13043; pfam=PF00185,PF02729; superfamily=53671), producing the protein MKLFTSVHDVPSIKQFVNDALALKANPYAHQDLGKNRTLGLVFMNPSLRTRLSTQKAALNLGMNVMVMNLDKEGWALETQDGVVMNGSTVEHIREAAAVMGQYCDILGLRSFPKLNNREEDYSEDFFNKFVKYCAVPVVSLESATRHPLQSFADIITIHETWTKEPDGRKPKVVLAWAPHVKALPQAVPNSFAEWMCKAQAEGMIDFTIAQPEGYELSEDFTPNADIQYNLEEALAGADYVYVKNWSSYKEYGKVLTYPDGWMMNNEKLKFTNNAKVMHCLPVRRDLELSSEILDGPNSLVIHEAGNRLWAAQAVIKAMLEEL; encoded by the coding sequence ATGAAACTTTTCACTTCCGTACACGATGTTCCAAGCATCAAACAGTTTGTAAATGATGCGTTAGCATTAAAGGCGAATCCTTATGCGCACCAAGATTTAGGTAAGAACAGAACCTTGGGGTTAGTTTTTATGAATCCAAGTTTACGTACCCGGTTAAGTACCCAAAAAGCGGCCTTAAACTTAGGTATGAATGTAATGGTGATGAATCTGGATAAAGAAGGCTGGGCTTTAGAAACACAGGATGGTGTAGTGATGAATGGTTCGACAGTTGAACATATTCGCGAAGCTGCTGCGGTGATGGGCCAATATTGCGATATTTTGGGCTTGCGTTCTTTTCCAAAACTGAATAACCGTGAGGAAGATTATAGCGAAGATTTCTTCAATAAATTTGTGAAGTATTGTGCCGTACCTGTAGTGAGTTTGGAGAGTGCAACACGTCATCCATTACAGAGCTTTGCCGATATTATAACCATCCACGAAACCTGGACAAAGGAACCCGATGGCCGCAAACCAAAGGTAGTTTTGGCCTGGGCGCCTCATGTAAAGGCTTTGCCTCAGGCAGTGCCGAATTCTTTTGCAGAGTGGATGTGCAAAGCTCAGGCAGAAGGAATGATCGATTTTACCATTGCGCAACCAGAGGGTTACGAGCTTTCGGAAGATTTTACGCCTAACGCCGATATTCAGTATAATTTAGAAGAAGCTTTGGCCGGTGCTGATTATGTGTATGTGAAGAACTGGAGTAGTTATAAAGAGTACGGGAAAGTGTTAACTTATCCTGATGGCTGGATGATGAATAATGAGAAATTAAAATTCACAAACAATGCTAAAGTGATGCATTGCTTACCTGTACGCCGCGATCTTGAATTATCATCGGAGATTTTGGATGGACCAAATTCATTGGTTATTCACGAAGCCGGAAACCGTTTATGGGCGGCGCAGGCAGTGATTAAAGCGATGTTGGAGGAATTGTAA
- a CDS encoding acetylglutamate kinase (product_source=KO:K00930; cath_funfam=3.40.1160.10; cog=COG0548; ko=KO:K00930; pfam=PF00696; superfamily=53633; tigrfam=TIGR00761), which translates to MKQLTIIKIGGNVIDNSENLHQFLLDFTALPGDKILVHGGGKIATELGESLGIEAKMVEGRRITDIETLRIVTMVYAGLINKNMVAQLQAKGSNAIGLTGADGNIIKAKKRPVSTKTYGAEAGPMAGAVIDYGFVGDLDENSVSANTLGALLNAGFVPVLCAITHDGDTQLLNTNADTIASSVAVAMSSLYETRLVYCFEKKGVLRDVNDDASVVREIKADEFEGLKADGTVQGGMIPKLHNAFEAIKKGVSAVYIGKADELAELAEGTFGTKMLK; encoded by the coding sequence ATGAAACAACTCACTATCATAAAAATCGGCGGAAACGTAATCGATAATTCCGAAAACTTACATCAGTTTTTATTGGATTTTACTGCATTGCCAGGAGATAAGATCCTGGTGCACGGTGGGGGTAAAATTGCAACTGAACTGGGCGAATCGTTGGGCATTGAAGCCAAAATGGTTGAGGGAAGAAGAATCACCGATATCGAAACACTGCGTATTGTAACGATGGTTTACGCTGGGCTGATCAATAAAAATATGGTCGCGCAACTACAGGCGAAAGGAAGTAATGCGATTGGTTTAACTGGCGCAGATGGTAATATCATTAAGGCGAAAAAAAGGCCTGTTAGTACCAAAACTTATGGTGCAGAGGCGGGCCCTATGGCAGGTGCAGTTATTGATTACGGCTTTGTGGGCGATTTAGATGAAAATTCTGTTTCAGCAAATACTTTAGGCGCTTTATTAAATGCTGGCTTTGTTCCGGTTTTATGTGCCATTACACATGATGGTGATACTCAGCTTCTAAATACCAATGCTGATACCATAGCCTCTTCTGTTGCGGTGGCTATGTCAAGCTTATATGAAACCCGTTTGGTATATTGCTTTGAGAAAAAAGGAGTACTTAGGGACGTTAATGATGATGCTTCTGTGGTAAGAGAAATCAAAGCTGATGAGTTTGAAGGTTTAAAAGCCGATGGAACTGTGCAAGGTGGAATGATCCCTAAACTGCACAATGCCTTTGAAGCGATTAAAAAAGGAGTTTCAGCAGTTTATATCGGCAAAGCTGATGAGCTCGCTGAACTTGCAGAGGGAACCTTTGGAACCAAGATGCTGAAGTAA
- a CDS encoding pyrroline-5-carboxylate reductase (product_source=KO:K00286; cath_funfam=1.10.3730.10,3.40.50.720; cog=COG0345; ko=KO:K00286; pfam=PF03807,PF14748; superfamily=48179,51735; tigrfam=TIGR00112), which yields MTKKIAIIGSGNIGLSLAKGLVKADFSQAGDITLTRRNIDHLKSFAEAGFNVSNNNKLAVVDADVVILAVLPQQLNTVLDEIQTSIVPAKHLVISVISGVSCAAVREKLGDDVEVIRVMPNTAIAIGQSMTCMASDNASAANIASVTKMFETVGSVVKINEDLMTSATALCACGIAFFLRAIRAASQGGVEIGFHADEALKMAVQTAKGAADLLLLHGTHPESEIDKVTSPKGCTIAGLNEMEHNGFSSSLIKGIKLSALKAGNLYTKEG from the coding sequence ATGACAAAAAAAATAGCCATAATTGGTAGCGGAAATATCGGTTTATCTTTAGCGAAAGGTTTGGTAAAGGCCGATTTTTCTCAAGCAGGCGACATAACGCTTACCCGTAGAAATATTGATCATTTAAAATCATTCGCCGAAGCCGGTTTTAATGTAAGCAATAACAATAAACTGGCTGTAGTTGATGCTGATGTTGTGATTTTGGCTGTTCTGCCACAACAATTAAATACAGTTTTAGATGAAATTCAAACTTCAATTGTTCCGGCCAAACATTTGGTTATTTCGGTAATTTCTGGTGTGAGCTGTGCTGCGGTTAGGGAAAAATTAGGTGACGATGTTGAGGTAATCAGGGTAATGCCTAACACAGCAATTGCTATTGGTCAATCTATGACTTGCATGGCGAGCGATAATGCATCAGCAGCAAATATTGCAAGTGTGACCAAGATGTTCGAAACGGTTGGTTCTGTTGTGAAAATTAATGAAGATTTAATGACTTCTGCAACAGCGCTTTGTGCCTGTGGGATTGCTTTTTTCTTAAGGGCAATTAGAGCTGCATCGCAAGGTGGAGTAGAAATTGGTTTTCATGCTGACGAAGCTTTAAAAATGGCTGTTCAAACGGCTAAAGGAGCGGCCGATTTGCTTTTATTACATGGAACACACCCAGAATCAGAAATAGATAAGGTAACTTCGCCGAAAGGTTGTACCATAGCAGGTTTAAATGAAATGGAACATAACGGTTTTAGCTCATCATTGATAAAAGGTATTAAACTTTCGGCTTTAAAAGCAGGGAATCTGTATACTAAAGAGGGTTAG
- a CDS encoding acetylornithine deacetylase (product_source=KO:K01438; cath_funfam=3.40.630.10; cog=COG0624; ko=KO:K01438; pfam=PF01546,PF07687; superfamily=53187), whose translation MLLENIQKESLDLLRQLIRIQSFSKEEDRTANLIAQFLEERGVKTQRKMNNVWAYNKHFDPAKPTLLLNSHHDTVKPNSGYTRDPYDAAIEGDKLFGLGSNDAGGCLVSLIGTFLYYYEQEDLKYNICLAATAEEEISGNNGLELVLPDLGELEFGIVGEPTEMNLAIAERGLLVLDCVSHGKAGHAAREEGENAIYKALKDIEWFRNYQFPKVSEVFGPLKMTVTIINAGSQHNVVPANCTFTVDVRVTDAYTNEEVLEIIRANVDCDVTPRSIRLKPSSIDKNHPVVQAGVALGKTTYGSPTTSDQALLDIPSVKCGPGFSGRSHMADEFLYVREVAEGVEGYVNMLKPVIQG comes from the coding sequence ATGTTACTAGAAAATATACAAAAAGAAAGCCTGGATTTATTGCGACAGTTAATCCGCATCCAGTCTTTTAGTAAAGAAGAAGATCGGACGGCGAATTTAATCGCCCAATTTTTAGAGGAAAGAGGGGTTAAGACGCAGCGTAAAATGAATAACGTTTGGGCTTACAACAAACATTTTGATCCTGCTAAGCCAACATTGCTTTTAAATTCACATCACGATACGGTTAAGCCTAATTCAGGTTACACCCGCGACCCTTATGATGCCGCAATTGAAGGTGATAAACTGTTTGGTTTGGGCAGTAATGATGCTGGTGGCTGTTTAGTTTCATTAATTGGTACATTTCTGTACTACTACGAGCAGGAAGATTTAAAATACAATATCTGTTTGGCAGCGACTGCTGAGGAAGAAATTTCTGGTAATAATGGATTAGAATTGGTGCTTCCTGATTTGGGCGAGCTGGAGTTTGGTATTGTTGGCGAACCTACAGAAATGAATTTAGCCATTGCCGAGCGCGGTTTACTGGTGTTAGATTGTGTGTCTCATGGAAAAGCCGGTCATGCGGCACGTGAAGAAGGGGAAAATGCGATTTACAAAGCCCTAAAAGATATTGAGTGGTTTAGAAATTATCAGTTTCCAAAAGTATCTGAGGTTTTCGGGCCATTAAAAATGACGGTTACGATTATCAACGCAGGTTCGCAACATAATGTTGTTCCGGCAAATTGTACTTTTACGGTTGATGTTCGTGTAACCGATGCCTACACTAATGAAGAGGTTTTAGAGATTATCAGGGCAAATGTTGATTGTGACGTTACCCCACGGTCTATCCGCTTAAAACCATCGTCGATTGATAAAAACCATCCGGTTGTTCAGGCTGGTGTTGCCCTTGGAAAAACCACTTATGGTTCGCCTACTACTTCCGATCAGGCGTTATTAGATATTCCATCGGTAAAGTGTGGCCCAGGTTTTTCTGGTCGTTCACACATGGCTGATGAATTTTTATATGTTA